Below is a genomic region from Pseudomonas sp. JQ170C.
CTCCGACACCGAGTTGCCGCGCTGGTAGTTCTGGTATTCATCATGCACGTGGCGGCGCAGGAAGCCTTCGGTATAGCCGCGTTGGGCCAGGGATTCGAGGTTGAGCATCAGGCTGCGGTCGAACGCACGGCCGGCCACCGCGTCGTCGATGGCCTGGCGATAGGCCTGGGTGGTGCGGGCACAGTAGAAATGCGATTTGGTCCGGCCCTCGATTTTCAGCGAGTGCACGCCCATGCGGGTCAGGCGCTCGACATGCTGGACGGCACGCAAGTCCTTGGCGTTCATGATGTAGGTGCCATGCTCGTCTTCAAACGCCGGCATGTCTTCGTCCGGGCGGTTGCTCTCCTGAAGCAGGAACACCTGGTCGGTCGGTGCGCCCACACCCAGGGTCGGTTGCACTTCACGGACGATATCGCCGCTGGCGTCTTCGGTGGCCGGTGTGGCGCTGTACTTCCAGCGACAGGCATTGGTGCAACTGCCCTGGTTGGCGTCGCGGCGGTTGAGGTAGCCCGACAGCAGGCAACGGCCGGAGTAGGCCATGCACAGGGCGCCATGGACGAACACTTCCAGCTCCATGCCCGGCACGTGCTGGCGGATCTCTTCGATCTCTTCCAGCGACAATTCCCGGGACAGGATCACGCGGGTCAGGCCCTGGCTGCGCCAGAACTCGACGCTGGCCCAGTTCACCGTGTTGGCCTGGACCGACAAGTGGATCGGCATCTGCGGGAAATGCTGGCGCACCAGCATGATCAGGCCCGGGTCGGACATGATCAGGGCGTCGGGGGCCATTTCGATCACCGGTGCCAGGTCCTTGAGGAAGGTCTTGAGCTTGGCGTTGTGCGGGGCGATGTTGACCACCACGTAAAAGCGCTTGCCCTGAGCCTGGGCTTCCTTGATGCCGAGGGCCAGGTTGGCGTGATCGAACTCGTTGTTGCGCACGCGCAAGCTGTAGCGCGGTTGGCCGGCATACACGGCGTCGGCGCCGTAGGCAAAGGCGTAGCGCATGTTCTTCAGGGTGCCGGCAGGGGCGAGCAATTCGGGTTTGGCAAGGAGGGTCATGATTGCGCCGGGGTAAAAGGCGCGGATGCTAACGCTATTGCGGCAAGCGACTATTGATCTGCATCAAGGGCACTTTTACCTGGGCGCTGCGCACTAACGTTGTGAACAGCAATGGAGCGCACATGAACCAAACTGCCCAGCAGCACAAGGCCCTGATCCTATTCCTGGCCCTGGTCACCATCGCCTTTATCTGGATACTGCTGCCGTTCTACGGTGCGGTGTTCTGGGCGGTGATCCTCGGGATTCTGTTTGCGCCGATGCAACGGCGGCTGCTTTTGCGCCTGGGCTGGCGCCGAAACCTGGCCGCAGGCGTGACATTGCTGGTGTGCCTGATGATCGCCATTTTGCCGGTGATCGTGATCAGCACCTTGCTGGTGCAGGAAGGGGCGGCGTTGTACCAGAAGATCGAAAGCGGCCAGTTGGACATCGCCGGCTATCTCGAACGCTTCCAGCAGCTGCTCCCGACCTTTGTCCAGAATGGCCTGGACCGCATGGGCCTGGGTAACTTTGAAGGCATGCGCGACAAAATCGCCAAGGGGGCGATGCAAGGCAGTCAGTTTTTTGCAAGCCAGGCCTTCAGCTTTGGGCAGGGCACCTTCGACTTTTTGATCAGCTTCGGCGTGATGTTGTACCTGCTGTTCTTCTGCCTGCGTGACGGCGCCGAACTTGCGCGTAAAGTGCGCACCGCAGTGCCGTTGGCTGAGCAGCAGAAGCGCCGCCTGCAACTGAAGTTCAACCGCGTGGTACGCGCCACGGTCAAGGGCAACCTGGTGGTGGCCGTGACTCAAGGGGCCCTGGGGGGAATCATCTTCTGGGTTTTGGGTATCCCGAGCCCGTTGGTCTGGGGCGTGCTGATGGCATTTCTGTCGTTGCTACCGGCCGTGGGGGCTGGCATCGTCTGGGCGCCCGTGGCCATCTACTTCCTGGCGACCGGAGCGATGTGGCAAGGGGTGGTGCTGGCCGCCTTCGGCGTGTTCGTGATCGGCCTGGTGGATAACCTCTTGAGGCCGATGCTGGTGGGCAAGGACACGAAAATGCCGGACTACCTGATCCTGATCTCCACCCTGGGTGGCCTGGCCGTGTTCGGCCTCAATGGCTTTGTGATCGGGCCGCTGATCGCCGCGCTGTTCATCTCCAGCTGGGCGATCTTCGTTTCAACCAAGCCGCAGGTGCAGTTGCCCAGTTAGCGGAAGCTGTAGGACACCCCGGCATAGACCCCGAAACCTTCACCCGGCGTTGAGCGGGCAATGTCCTGGCCGCGGTCGTTGTAGCCCGGTGTGACGGTGGCAGCGTAGCGCTTGTTGGTCAGGTTGCGCAGGTCGAGCCAGGTCTGCCAGTCCTGTTTTGGCGAGTTGTAGCCCAGGGTCGCACCGAGCAGGGCGTAGGCGTCGGTAGGGTCGCTGTTGGCGTAGTCGACCTGGACCTTGGAGGCCATCTGGGTGTTCAGGCCAGCGTATAGGCCGCTGGGCAGGTCGAAGCGCAGTTCGGCCTGGTAGTAGTGCATCGGGATGCCCGGCAGGCGGTTGTCGCCAAAGGTATCGTCGTCGCGGTAGTGGAAGTCGCTGAAGGTGTAGGCCTGACGCAGCGACAGCTTGCCCACGCCCCCACGCTCCCACAGCAGGCTGTCCAGGCCGGCTTCCACCCCCTGGTGCACGGTAGGGCTGGCGTTGAACTCGGCGGCCGGAACACCCGGCACGATCTCGACGGCCAGCAGTTCATGACGCACATCCGAGTAGTACCAGGCCAGGTCCCAGCGCCCGATGGCCGCCTCACCCCGGGCACCCAGTTCAAGAGTGGTGGCGGTCTGGTTTTGCATCTCGATGGGCTGGGTCTGCAGGCCATTGACCGCTGGCGAACTCCAGATCAGCGCCCAAGGGTGTGGCGGCTCGACCGAGCGGCTGAGGTTGCCGTAGAGCTGCAGGTCAGGGGTCAGGTCGTAGCGCAGCCCCAGGCGCGGCGCGTAGTCCCAGTCATGCTGGCTGACCTTGCCGCCGTTTTCAGGGTAGGTGACGGCGCTCTCGCGGCGGGTGTAGATCATCGCCAGGCCCGTGCTCAGCCACAGGTCCGGGATCAGCTCCAGCTCGTTGCCCAGGTGCACGACGCTGTCGGAGCCCTGGTAGCTGAAGTCACGGGTACGGGTACCCACCGGCATCTCGGGCTTCGATTGCACCCGCACGAACTCCGATGCGCCGCTGTTGGGCAGGTGCTTGGTGGTGCGCCAGCCGACGGTTGTGTTGCTCTCAAGGCCGAACAGGGTGTCGCGACGGAAGTAGTTCAGGGTGCCGCTGACATCGGTGTAGGCCACCTTCAGGCGGTTGGCGCCTTCGCGCAGGTCCATCGGGTAGTCGTGATAGACCAGCCCCGCTTCCAGGCGCGAATCGTCGTTCAGGTAGAAGGTCGTCTTGTTACCCAGCCAGGTACTGCCCGGTTGCGGGCGGCTGGCGTCGCGACTGAGGTACAGCGGGTTGGCTGCGCGTGGATCATGCTTGATCTGGTCTTTGGTCAGGCGTCCGGCCAGGTCGTTCTCGGTTTCCCGGTAACGCAGGTAGAAGCGGGTTTCCAGGTTCGGGTTGAAGCGGTAGCCGACGTTGGCAGCGATGCCCTTGCTGCTGCCGCTGCTGTGCTCCTGGTAGCCGTCGTACTCGGAATCGGTCAGGGCCACGTAGTAGTCCAGGTCCCCCAGCACCTGGCCCGAGCTGATCTGGCGTTTGGCATAACCCCG
It encodes:
- a CDS encoding TonB-dependent receptor family protein — translated: MRPTLPRSSLALLISCAASAQASEGIELGQVLIQEQEQSELQDARERLRHVPGATNLIDMQRVEQGRVASNQDVLAYQPGVFAQSAGNDGIKLSIRGSGINRAPGSHGSGVYTQFDGLPLTGPGGTPYELFEPLWLSRAEVLRGANGFDRGALALGGAINYVTHTGHDAAPLQVRYELGSRGYAKRQISSGQVLGDLDYYVALTDSEYDGYQEHSSGSSKGIAANVGYRFNPNLETRFYLRYRETENDLAGRLTKDQIKHDPRAANPLYLSRDASRPQPGSTWLGNKTTFYLNDDSRLEAGLVYHDYPMDLREGANRLKVAYTDVSGTLNYFRRDTLFGLESNTTVGWRTTKHLPNSGASEFVRVQSKPEMPVGTRTRDFSYQGSDSVVHLGNELELIPDLWLSTGLAMIYTRRESAVTYPENGGKVSQHDWDYAPRLGLRYDLTPDLQLYGNLSRSVEPPHPWALIWSSPAVNGLQTQPIEMQNQTATTLELGARGEAAIGRWDLAWYYSDVRHELLAVEIVPGVPAAEFNASPTVHQGVEAGLDSLLWERGGVGKLSLRQAYTFSDFHYRDDDTFGDNRLPGIPMHYYQAELRFDLPSGLYAGLNTQMASKVQVDYANSDPTDAYALLGATLGYNSPKQDWQTWLDLRNLTNKRYAATVTPGYNDRGQDIARSTPGEGFGVYAGVSYSFR
- the trhP gene encoding prephenate-dependent tRNA uridine(34) hydroxylase TrhP, which produces MMTLLAKPELLAPAGTLKNMRYAFAYGADAVYAGQPRYSLRVRNNEFDHANLALGIKEAQAQGKRFYVVVNIAPHNAKLKTFLKDLAPVIEMAPDALIMSDPGLIMLVRQHFPQMPIHLSVQANTVNWASVEFWRSQGLTRVILSRELSLEEIEEIRQHVPGMELEVFVHGALCMAYSGRCLLSGYLNRRDANQGSCTNACRWKYSATPATEDASGDIVREVQPTLGVGAPTDQVFLLQESNRPDEDMPAFEDEHGTYIMNAKDLRAVQHVERLTRMGVHSLKIEGRTKSHFYCARTTQAYRQAIDDAVAGRAFDRSLMLNLESLAQRGYTEGFLRRHVHDEYQNYQRGNSVSERQQFVGELTGERVDGLAEVRVKNRFALGDHLELMTPRGNYHFDLHQLRDRQGAAIEVAPGDGHTVYLPIPEQVDLAFGLLLKELVHSGSELSPR
- a CDS encoding AI-2E family transporter, which codes for MNQTAQQHKALILFLALVTIAFIWILLPFYGAVFWAVILGILFAPMQRRLLLRLGWRRNLAAGVTLLVCLMIAILPVIVISTLLVQEGAALYQKIESGQLDIAGYLERFQQLLPTFVQNGLDRMGLGNFEGMRDKIAKGAMQGSQFFASQAFSFGQGTFDFLISFGVMLYLLFFCLRDGAELARKVRTAVPLAEQQKRRLQLKFNRVVRATVKGNLVVAVTQGALGGIIFWVLGIPSPLVWGVLMAFLSLLPAVGAGIVWAPVAIYFLATGAMWQGVVLAAFGVFVIGLVDNLLRPMLVGKDTKMPDYLILISTLGGLAVFGLNGFVIGPLIAALFISSWAIFVSTKPQVQLPS